Proteins encoded by one window of Sciurus carolinensis chromosome 12, mSciCar1.2, whole genome shotgun sequence:
- the Msrb2 gene encoding methionine-R-sulfoxide reductase B2, mitochondrial isoform X1 codes for MARFFRALWGWSSREAPGQAVRGQAGGPGAGRGDAESVTKCEPCGPSLTKTEWQEKLTPEQFHVTREKGTEPPFSGIYLDNKESGMYHCVCCDSPLFSSEKKFCSGTGWPSFTEAHGTLDSDESNSGILRRLDTSSGKTRTEVVCKKCEAHLGHVFPDGPAPTGQRFCINSVALKFKPSEQ; via the exons ATGGCGCGTTTCTTCCGAGCGCTCTGGGGTTGGTCCTCCCGAGAGGCACCTGGGCAGGCGGTGCGGGGCCAAGCGGGCGGCCCAGGGGCCGGACGCGGGGACGCAG AGTCTGTTACAAAATGTGAGCCATGTGGGCCATCTCTCACCAAGACTGAGTGGCAAGAGAAGCTGACTCCAGAGCAGTTCCATGTcacaagagaaaaaggaactgAACCG CCTTTCAGCGGGATCTACCTGGACAATAAGGAGTCAGGAATGTATCACTGTGTGTGCTGTGACAGTCCACTCTTCAG TTCTGAGAAGAAGTTCTGCTCTGGCACTGGATGGCCTTCATTTACTGAGGCTCATGGCACCTTGGACTCTGATGAAAGTAACAGTGGAATCCTGAGACGTCTGGACACCTCCTCAGGAAAAACTCGCACAGAGGTGGTCTGCAAGAAG TGTGAAGCTCATCTTGGCCATGTGTTTCCTGATGGACCTGCACCCACAGGACAGAGGTTCTGCATCAACAGTGTGGCCCTGAAGTTCAAGCCAAGTGAACAGTGA
- the Msrb2 gene encoding methionine-R-sulfoxide reductase B2, mitochondrial isoform X2, which translates to MGTESVTKCEPCGPSLTKTEWQEKLTPEQFHVTREKGTEPPFSGIYLDNKESGMYHCVCCDSPLFSSEKKFCSGTGWPSFTEAHGTLDSDESNSGILRRLDTSSGKTRTEVVCKKCEAHLGHVFPDGPAPTGQRFCINSVALKFKPSEQ; encoded by the exons ATGGGGACAG AGTCTGTTACAAAATGTGAGCCATGTGGGCCATCTCTCACCAAGACTGAGTGGCAAGAGAAGCTGACTCCAGAGCAGTTCCATGTcacaagagaaaaaggaactgAACCG CCTTTCAGCGGGATCTACCTGGACAATAAGGAGTCAGGAATGTATCACTGTGTGTGCTGTGACAGTCCACTCTTCAG TTCTGAGAAGAAGTTCTGCTCTGGCACTGGATGGCCTTCATTTACTGAGGCTCATGGCACCTTGGACTCTGATGAAAGTAACAGTGGAATCCTGAGACGTCTGGACACCTCCTCAGGAAAAACTCGCACAGAGGTGGTCTGCAAGAAG TGTGAAGCTCATCTTGGCCATGTGTTTCCTGATGGACCTGCACCCACAGGACAGAGGTTCTGCATCAACAGTGTGGCCCTGAAGTTCAAGCCAAGTGAACAGTGA